The following proteins come from a genomic window of Chryseobacterium mulctrae:
- a CDS encoding toprim domain-containing protein: MNDKPLMINWDQAMNEINLMDFFVYKFPNFFYDKSRDAFVDNLDPKLRTNKFQFGKGKDGRQNYFVRGSGTPGNLIHFIKNFVVQHESKVWEGVNRELIAYKSNLETIKQNLTTVYEKQKLNEDFRNKMFTRELSDEFILKGKFYPIHQNQKDYVTNYRQISIETLNHPLFQNIVKSFKDEKDPFFTLAFEIKDTSGKVVGVQKINTNPDYDNFNSKRFVSGTQNDVGFGFSNTVEIDKINLQVNTKQGGRNLFVTESLWDAMAHFEVNKPQNAEYISTNGEIGENKAFKLKQYFELRAFEKITLATDNDKRGSFFDTIIISSLIPEIKINYKDTDFLSISLSLHDKESFAKAEKIASKFKEIDKKTVNFLSDVLPRNMAIEIINQEMVISYVKRNSKSELEFIVPNTKEYLESFNNLSLQIFPGLNKKISIQKSISKDWNDDLKLIKNNKIENDIPKKKSLKI, translated from the coding sequence ATGAACGATAAACCACTTATGATCAATTGGGATCAAGCAATGAATGAAATTAATCTTATGGATTTCTTTGTATATAAATTTCCTAATTTTTTTTATGATAAAAGTCGAGATGCTTTTGTTGATAATCTAGATCCAAAATTAAGAACTAATAAATTTCAGTTTGGAAAAGGAAAAGACGGAAGACAAAATTATTTTGTCCGCGGTTCTGGAACCCCAGGAAATTTAATACATTTTATTAAAAATTTTGTAGTACAACATGAATCAAAAGTTTGGGAGGGTGTTAACAGAGAACTTATTGCTTATAAAAGTAATTTAGAAACTATTAAACAAAATTTAACTACTGTATATGAAAAGCAAAAATTAAATGAAGATTTTAGGAATAAAATGTTTACGAGGGAATTATCAGATGAATTTATTTTAAAGGGCAAATTTTATCCTATCCACCAGAACCAAAAAGACTATGTTACAAATTATCGTCAAATTTCGATAGAAACTTTAAATCATCCATTATTTCAAAATATTGTTAAAAGTTTTAAAGATGAAAAAGATCCTTTTTTCACTTTAGCTTTTGAAATTAAAGATACATCTGGAAAAGTTGTAGGGGTTCAAAAAATAAATACAAATCCAGATTATGATAATTTCAATTCAAAACGCTTTGTTAGTGGAACACAAAATGATGTTGGTTTTGGTTTTTCAAATACAGTCGAAATTGATAAAATTAATCTCCAGGTAAATACTAAACAAGGAGGAAGAAATTTATTTGTAACTGAATCGCTCTGGGATGCAATGGCACACTTTGAAGTAAATAAACCTCAAAATGCTGAGTATATTAGCACAAATGGTGAGATTGGTGAGAATAAAGCTTTTAAATTAAAACAATATTTTGAACTCAGGGCATTTGAAAAAATTACTTTAGCAACGGATAATGATAAAAGAGGATCTTTTTTTGATACGATAATTATATCCTCACTCATACCAGAAATAAAAATTAATTATAAGGATACCGATTTTTTATCTATATCACTAAGTTTACATGACAAAGAAAGCTTTGCAAAGGCTGAAAAAATTGCTTCAAAATTTAAAGAAATTGATAAGAAAACAGTAAATTTTCTTTCTGATGTATTACCAAGAAATATGGCAATAGAGATTATTAATCAAGAAATGGTAATATCTTATGTTAAGAGGAACTCTAAATCTGAACTTGAATTTATAGTACCAAATACTAAAGAATATTTGGAATCGTTTAATAATTTATCACTGCAAATTTTCCCTGGATTAAATAAGAAAATATCTATTCAAAAGTCTATTTCTAAAGATTGGAATGACGATCTGAAATTGATTAAAAATAACAAGATTGAAAATGATATTCCCAAGAAGAAAAGTTTAAAAATTTAA
- a CDS encoding TraM recognition domain-containing protein, producing the protein MAQDKNLEVYTGLFFLLSMLLLGIDIVTLGNVSLTKLGFDFFTPFSNRILNMGFYSGGRYYLVRLFIVILVLFSVFGGKPKKRLKDNVNIQSLILKAAICCIVFIFSYMLYHVGMNAGIFSFYTIISLVTYFLMIYYFGEIMTTINSSFGKDRFGKEGRKFQQTQELMENEFSVNLKTDDGWINVVNPFRATLVIGTPGSGKSFAILQPAIEQHIEKGFAMCVYDYKFPTLSVFTYNCLELYKKNYKVEPEFCVINFDDPRKSHRCNPLQPELLIDSVDAVEAAQVLMIALNRSWNSKQGDFFVESPINYVACLIWALRCTEDGKFCSLPHLIELLSRSYEKQFEFLSSIEDGTISNMAAPFISAYQNQATDQLEGQIASARLGLSRMTSPIVYWVMTTDKDEEGNEIDGINLKINDPKRPKILCIGNNPEREKIYSVCISLFTTKIMKVINKKHQNKTALVLDELTTMSFPKGTLDNIIATGRSNEIATWLGFQDITQAVRDFSKENAESIVNTMGNIFAGQVSGETAQRLARMFGKIKVKKESQSISDSGTSISYSEQMEELIPESEISTLSQGVFCGKIADNFTEKIDQKFFYSTIHVDPVKTKKLESGELPDLTIFLDAQNQPLSDKDINQVLLDNFNQVKSDIDQLLERTLTES; encoded by the coding sequence ATGGCACAGGATAAAAATTTAGAAGTATATACTGGGTTATTTTTCTTACTATCCATGTTATTACTTGGGATAGATATAGTAACTCTTGGAAATGTTTCCCTTACAAAGTTGGGTTTTGACTTCTTTACTCCTTTTTCAAATAGAATCTTAAATATGGGATTTTATAGTGGTGGGAGGTATTATTTAGTGAGATTGTTTATTGTAATTTTGGTTTTATTTTCTGTATTTGGTGGAAAACCAAAGAAAAGACTGAAAGATAATGTAAATATTCAATCACTAATTTTAAAAGCAGCTATATGCTGTATTGTATTTATATTTTCATACATGCTATACCATGTCGGGATGAATGCCGGTATATTTTCATTTTATACTATCATAAGCCTTGTAACGTATTTCCTTATGATCTATTACTTTGGAGAGATTATGACAACAATAAATTCTTCATTTGGTAAAGATAGATTTGGCAAAGAAGGAAGAAAATTCCAACAGACACAAGAGTTGATGGAAAATGAGTTTTCTGTTAATTTAAAAACAGATGATGGATGGATTAATGTTGTAAATCCTTTCAGAGCAACTCTTGTAATTGGAACTCCCGGTTCCGGAAAATCCTTTGCCATATTACAGCCAGCAATCGAACAGCATATTGAAAAAGGATTTGCAATGTGTGTTTATGATTATAAATTTCCGACATTATCTGTATTCACATATAATTGCTTAGAACTTTATAAGAAGAACTATAAAGTAGAACCGGAATTCTGTGTTATTAATTTTGACGACCCACGTAAATCTCATCGATGTAATCCTCTACAGCCAGAATTACTAATAGATTCTGTAGATGCAGTTGAAGCTGCCCAGGTTCTTATGATTGCACTTAACAGATCCTGGAATTCTAAGCAAGGGGATTTTTTCGTAGAATCACCAATCAACTATGTGGCCTGTTTAATTTGGGCGCTTCGCTGTACTGAGGATGGAAAGTTTTGTTCTTTGCCACACTTGATTGAACTATTATCAAGATCTTATGAAAAGCAGTTTGAATTTCTTTCCTCTATCGAAGATGGTACAATTTCTAACATGGCTGCACCATTTATATCTGCTTATCAAAATCAAGCTACTGATCAGCTTGAAGGACAAATTGCTTCTGCTCGTTTAGGACTATCCAGAATGACATCACCAATTGTTTACTGGGTTATGACAACAGACAAAGATGAAGAAGGTAATGAAATTGATGGGATTAATTTGAAAATTAATGATCCGAAAAGACCAAAAATTCTTTGCATTGGCAACAACCCTGAAAGAGAAAAAATATACAGTGTTTGTATCTCATTGTTTACAACTAAAATAATGAAGGTAATTAATAAAAAGCATCAAAATAAAACAGCCTTAGTATTAGATGAGTTGACAACTATGTCATTTCCTAAAGGAACACTCGATAATATAATAGCGACAGGGAGAAGTAATGAGATAGCGACTTGGCTAGGATTTCAGGATATAACACAGGCTGTAAGGGACTTTTCTAAAGAAAATGCAGAATCAATTGTAAATACAATGGGTAATATTTTTGCTGGGCAGGTTTCTGGTGAAACCGCACAAAGATTAGCCAGGATGTTTGGTAAAATTAAAGTGAAGAAAGAATCTCAGTCAATCTCTGACAGTGGAACATCGATATCTTATTCAGAACAGATGGAAGAACTTATTCCGGAATCAGAGATCAGTACATTGTCTCAGGGTGTATTCTGTGGAAAAATTGCAGATAATTTTACAGAGAAGATTGATCAAAAATTCTTTTATTCTACAATACATGTAGATCCTGTTAAAACTAAAAAATTAGAGAGTGGAGAACTGCCAGACTTAACTATTTTTCTAGATGCTCAAAATCAGCCTCTTTCTGATAAAGATATAAATCAAGTTTTATTGGATAATTTTAATCAGGTAAAATCCGATATAGATCAACTTTTAGAACGTACTTTGACAGAATCATAA
- a CDS encoding DNA topoisomerase, translated as MKVVLAEKPSVAKSIAETIGARERKNGYFEGNGFQVTWAFGHLVMLCSPEEVLGRKIENDDLPFLPQDIPLKVKKDSEGTAKKQYEIIKKLFNDSTEIICATDAGREGELIFRLIYEHAKCSKPFKRLWISSVNSDVIKNGFKNLIDGKEKDGLYLGGKLRQMADWYLGFNSSIAMTKNNGFLLRIGRVKTPTLFLVVKRFLENKGFKSQKFFIPKVTINSEHGEVTANYQDKYFDPSEAKKLLDKILSVNDITLRDIDKKEKSSAAPALFNLAELQKKCNRDFGYTADETLNYLQVLYEAGNVTYPRTDSRYLNDEMKDEVFKLIEDIGGFFNCQDLTVPLLLNKNLKPFNNEKVTDHHAIIPTINMPILAQLDEKKKNVYLTILSSFLQAFSTKEVKNVTTYTFFINGIEIPFLAKGSVVVNKGFTVFKDLFLEKKGTKNTDDNDNEEEEQERQLPELQEGTYKIKNATITESQTTAPPLLNDASLITLMETCGKDIEDEELKEALKGKGIGTSATRGGIIKELVDGEYIERKGKTLLPTKLGFEVIKSLNGQKILSAELTGEWESAITDIENGKGNVNSFKENIKKFAYEITNQIKNSPKLAFNPNETTHSCPKCKKSKLLQNKFYYHCEDDQGCQYKLYKNFRGQNITEKRLAELLTKGKSPNAKCKTKDNKSYTIDLIFNRETNQIETQQKQSNPGVGNSKFKSKNN; from the coding sequence AGGTTACCTGGGCTTTTGGTCATCTAGTAATGTTGTGTTCTCCGGAAGAAGTTCTTGGAAGAAAAATTGAAAATGATGATCTACCTTTTTTACCACAGGATATACCATTAAAGGTAAAAAAAGATTCTGAAGGAACTGCGAAAAAACAGTATGAGATTATCAAAAAACTGTTCAATGACAGCACTGAGATTATATGTGCAACTGATGCTGGTAGGGAAGGAGAATTAATTTTTAGATTAATTTATGAACATGCAAAATGCAGCAAACCTTTCAAAAGATTATGGATATCTTCTGTAAATTCTGATGTCATTAAAAATGGATTTAAAAATCTAATTGATGGTAAAGAGAAAGACGGTTTATATTTAGGAGGTAAGCTACGTCAGATGGCCGATTGGTATTTGGGGTTTAACTCTAGTATTGCAATGACTAAAAATAATGGTTTTTTGCTTAGAATAGGACGTGTAAAAACTCCTACATTATTTTTAGTTGTTAAAAGATTTTTAGAAAATAAGGGTTTTAAATCCCAGAAATTTTTCATTCCTAAAGTGACTATTAATTCTGAGCATGGAGAGGTTACAGCAAATTATCAGGATAAATATTTTGATCCTTCTGAAGCTAAAAAATTACTAGATAAGATATTAAGTGTAAACGACATTACATTACGTGATATTGATAAAAAAGAAAAATCTTCAGCTGCACCGGCTTTATTCAATTTAGCGGAATTGCAGAAGAAATGTAACAGAGACTTTGGGTATACAGCTGATGAGACTTTAAATTATCTTCAGGTTCTTTATGAAGCTGGGAATGTAACATATCCAAGAACAGATAGTAGATATCTAAATGATGAGATGAAGGATGAAGTTTTTAAATTGATTGAAGATATTGGAGGTTTTTTCAATTGCCAGGATCTAACAGTTCCTCTGTTGCTTAATAAAAATTTAAAACCTTTTAATAACGAAAAGGTTACCGATCACCACGCAATAATTCCTACTATAAATATGCCGATACTAGCCCAGCTGGATGAAAAGAAAAAGAATGTATATCTTACTATACTATCTTCTTTCCTTCAGGCATTTTCGACAAAAGAAGTAAAGAACGTAACCACTTATACTTTCTTTATAAATGGTATAGAAATTCCGTTTTTAGCTAAAGGATCTGTTGTTGTTAATAAAGGATTTACAGTTTTTAAAGATTTGTTCCTAGAAAAGAAAGGAACAAAAAATACTGATGATAATGATAATGAGGAGGAGGAACAGGAGAGACAATTACCAGAATTACAGGAAGGCACCTATAAAATCAAAAATGCTACAATTACAGAATCACAAACTACTGCTCCGCCCTTATTAAATGATGCATCTTTGATCACATTGATGGAAACTTGTGGAAAGGATATTGAAGATGAGGAACTGAAGGAAGCTTTAAAAGGAAAGGGAATAGGAACTTCAGCAACCAGGGGAGGAATAATAAAAGAACTTGTTGATGGAGAATACATTGAGAGAAAAGGCAAAACTCTTCTTCCAACAAAGCTAGGATTTGAGGTGATAAAATCTTTAAATGGCCAGAAAATATTATCGGCAGAATTAACTGGAGAGTGGGAGAGTGCAATTACTGATATTGAGAATGGAAAAGGGAATGTAAATAGTTTTAAAGAAAATATCAAAAAGTTTGCCTATGAAATTACAAATCAGATAAAGAATAGTCCTAAACTGGCATTTAATCCTAATGAGACAACTCATTCTTGTCCTAAATGTAAGAAATCAAAATTACTACAGAATAAATTTTATTATCATTGTGAAGATGATCAGGGTTGTCAGTACAAACTCTATAAGAATTTTAGAGGACAAAATATTACAGAGAAACGATTGGCAGAACTTTTAACAAAGGGGAAATCTCCAAATGCGAAGTGTAAAACAAAAGATAATAAATCTTATACCATTGATCTGATCTTTAATAGAGAAACAAATCAGATTGAGACTCAACAAAAGCAGTCTAACCCAGGTGTAGGTAACAGCAAATTTAAAAGCAAGAATAATTAA